Proteins encoded by one window of Paenibacillus urinalis:
- a CDS encoding GNAT family N-acetyltransferase: MYVHRSLEEQDLEIISSFPQTEKELKYVSPKFTYPLTPSQILQISEGRLELTVVLDQRTSEVVGYANIYRDISDESICWLGNVIVSPIYRGQGAAPYLIEVMLSKAKYNLGYHTVRLACHSTNSRGLAFYTKQGFKPFDIKLMNFGNERLITIHMHKELI, translated from the coding sequence ATGTATGTTCATCGAAGTCTGGAAGAACAGGATCTTGAGATCATTAGTTCATTTCCGCAAACTGAAAAAGAATTAAAATATGTAAGTCCCAAATTCACGTATCCACTAACACCCTCGCAAATACTTCAAATATCTGAAGGTCGGTTAGAGCTAACGGTAGTACTGGATCAAAGAACTAGCGAAGTGGTTGGCTATGCCAATATTTATAGGGATATTTCGGACGAAAGTATTTGCTGGCTGGGTAACGTTATTGTTTCGCCTATTTATAGAGGTCAAGGAGCAGCTCCGTATTTAATTGAAGTCATGCTGAGCAAGGCTAAATACAACTTGGGGTATCATACGGTACGATTAGCATGTCACAGCACCAACTCGAGAGGTTTAGCTTTTTACACCAAGCAAGGCTTCAAACCGTTCGATATTAAATTAATGAACTTTGGAAATGAGAGATTGATAACGATACATATGCACAAAGAGCTTATTTGA
- a CDS encoding LolA family protein encodes MRQIKYATMSTRKGNQVMGILGSVLLTGMLLTGCQSGEALAYTGEEMVEKAIQVSNKPVSYYAEGEMTLFEGEKKTESMTIKEWYNADNGNNRNEIVTPDTGKSISVNDGQQVTVYEEGGNTAYTMESLENEAMQSSPKDKVLSQLERMRSTHAIETVGKEKWLDQDVYHIKATPSDKDANSLIGSQEYWVNAKDWMVVKSKVTSGDITTEFAYTLLDKSPKFTPDTFKLNIPEDAEIIALDNMGPQTITIEEAREAIGQSFLQMPAEGFDQVFVEMYEASGELDRNEVSINYLVDGKTPLSLSIFKSPGDDVQDGEFGEKVTVRGQKGDYMKEINIISWDEEGLRYSLMADQQGAQTEIDQLLEWAELLTEERE; translated from the coding sequence ATGAGACAAATCAAGTATGCAACGATGAGCACACGAAAAGGTAATCAGGTGATGGGAATCCTCGGAAGTGTATTGCTTACAGGGATGCTGTTAACCGGCTGCCAGTCTGGAGAAGCATTAGCCTACACAGGTGAAGAGATGGTGGAGAAAGCGATCCAAGTAAGTAATAAGCCCGTCTCTTATTATGCCGAAGGAGAGATGACCCTTTTTGAAGGAGAAAAGAAAACAGAAAGCATGACGATTAAAGAGTGGTATAACGCTGATAATGGCAACAACCGCAATGAAATTGTTACACCGGATACGGGGAAGAGCATCTCAGTAAACGATGGACAGCAAGTTACTGTGTATGAGGAAGGCGGAAATACTGCCTACACAATGGAGTCTCTTGAAAACGAAGCGATGCAAAGCTCGCCAAAGGATAAAGTGTTAAGCCAGCTCGAACGTATGCGGAGCACACATGCCATTGAAACCGTAGGCAAAGAGAAGTGGCTCGATCAAGATGTATATCATATTAAGGCCACTCCATCAGATAAGGATGCGAATAGCCTGATCGGTTCACAGGAATACTGGGTGAATGCTAAAGATTGGATGGTTGTGAAATCGAAGGTCACCTCAGGAGATATTACGACGGAATTTGCTTATACTTTGCTGGATAAGTCACCGAAATTCACACCTGATACATTTAAACTGAATATTCCTGAGGACGCAGAAATTATCGCCTTGGACAATATGGGGCCTCAAACGATAACAATCGAAGAAGCCAGGGAGGCAATAGGTCAATCTTTCTTGCAAATGCCTGCTGAAGGATTTGATCAAGTATTTGTAGAAATGTACGAAGCAAGCGGAGAGCTGGATCGAAATGAAGTTTCAATCAACTATTTGGTAGACGGTAAGACACCGCTAAGTCTGTCTATTTTCAAATCTCCCGGGGATGATGTTCAGGATGGTGAATTTGGAGAGAAGGTCACAGTAAGAGGTCAAAAAGGGGACTATATGAAAGAAATCAATATCATCAGCTGGGATGAGGAAGGTCTCAGGTACAGTCTAATGGCCGATCAGCAGGGAGCTCAAACCGAGATCGATCAGTTACTAGAATGGGCGGAATTACTGACAGAGGAACGGGAATGA
- a CDS encoding serine/threonine protein kinase translates to MSSPIIYQIDQVSFCLKEHLDFSWLSQLGTVFTVFDQQDSGNISFGVERAGENRFVKFAGARTMEYEGDPQHAVTKLVEAASLYKELQHPVLVELIDHYEVASGYVAIFKWFDGECLHSHWAYPPPAKYTDLDSPFYRFKQLSIEHRLQSLNRIFDFHVFVEEKGYVAIDFYDGSLLYDFVNGETKICDIDYYEKKPFYNQMGRLWGSSRFMSPEEFELGAEIDSRTNVYTMGATAFVLLGGELDRSFEIWDASEALYKVARKATSQDSHERYSSVKEFYKAWNEALDE, encoded by the coding sequence ATGAGCAGCCCTATCATCTATCAAATAGATCAGGTTTCCTTTTGCCTTAAGGAACATCTTGATTTCAGTTGGCTTAGTCAGCTTGGAACTGTATTTACGGTGTTTGATCAGCAGGATTCAGGTAATATCAGCTTTGGGGTAGAACGGGCAGGGGAGAACCGGTTTGTAAAATTTGCCGGAGCCCGGACGATGGAATACGAAGGAGACCCTCAGCATGCAGTCACTAAATTGGTGGAAGCTGCCTCGTTGTATAAGGAGCTACAACATCCGGTGCTAGTGGAGCTTATTGATCATTATGAAGTCGCTTCAGGCTATGTGGCTATATTCAAATGGTTTGATGGCGAATGCCTTCACTCTCACTGGGCTTATCCTCCCCCAGCCAAATATACAGATCTTGATTCTCCCTTCTATAGGTTCAAGCAGTTATCCATTGAGCACAGACTGCAGTCATTAAACCGCATCTTTGACTTTCATGTTTTTGTTGAGGAAAAAGGCTATGTCGCCATTGATTTCTATGATGGGAGTCTTCTATATGATTTTGTGAATGGCGAAACTAAAATTTGTGACATTGATTACTATGAGAAGAAACCATTTTACAATCAGATGGGAAGATTATGGGGATCATCCAGATTCATGTCTCCAGAAGAATTTGAACTCGGCGCAGAAATTGATAGTCGAACCAATGTCTATACTATGGGAGCGACGGCATTCGTGTTATTGGGCGGTGAGCTTGATCGATCCTTTGAGATATGGGATGCAAGTGAAGCGCTGTATAAGGTGGCACGGAAAGCAACTAGTCAGGACAGTCACGAGAGATATAGCTCTGTAAAAGAGTTTTATAAGGCATGGAATGAAGCTCTAGATGAGTAA
- a CDS encoding TetR/AcrR family transcriptional regulator — MIKTQPVDRRVTKTKQALKEALLKWMLFKSFNEITITDIVISAELNRGTFYKHYSCKEELLEEVFEDVLSDLIYAYRSPYMNYQNFNIQSLDPSAIKIFDHVQQFRSFYTLLVKSSILPEYYTRIYEALKNLYMEDVTIISPNPAIDKELMACYQANAVLGMITEWVQSNYKYNPTYMAEQLLELTRLNRSNETYHTNFSEA, encoded by the coding sequence ATGATTAAAACGCAGCCAGTTGATCGGAGAGTGACTAAGACCAAACAGGCATTAAAAGAGGCTCTGCTGAAGTGGATGTTATTCAAATCATTCAATGAAATTACAATAACGGACATTGTAATTTCAGCAGAATTAAATAGAGGTACTTTTTACAAGCATTACTCCTGTAAAGAGGAGCTGTTGGAGGAAGTTTTTGAGGATGTTCTATCTGATCTGATCTACGCGTATCGGAGCCCTTATATGAATTATCAGAACTTTAATATACAAAGCCTAGATCCGTCAGCCATTAAAATTTTCGACCATGTACAGCAATTTCGTTCCTTCTATACTTTATTAGTAAAATCAAGTATATTGCCGGAGTATTATACTCGCATATACGAAGCGCTAAAAAATTTATATATGGAGGATGTAACGATAATTTCTCCTAACCCGGCGATTGATAAAGAACTCATGGCATGCTATCAGGCCAATGCTGTCCTGGGAATGATTACAGAATGGGTGCAAAGTAATTATAAATATAATCCTACGTATATGGCTGAGCAGCTGCTGGAATTGACAAGGCTTAATCGTTCGAATGAAACATATCATACAAATTTTAGTGAGGCTTAA
- a CDS encoding glyoxalase superfamily protein, with product MSMNMRFREVIPILRIFDERKAREFYIEYLEFQVDWEHRFEMNLPLYMQISKNGLRIHLSEHYGDCSPGGAIRIEIDDIHHFHQNLLAKQYHFSRPGLESTPWGSEECCVIDPFGNRLIFYGSTDK from the coding sequence ATGTCTATGAATATGAGATTTAGAGAAGTGATTCCTATCCTACGGATCTTCGATGAGAGGAAGGCAAGAGAGTTTTATATCGAATACTTAGAGTTTCAGGTGGATTGGGAGCATCGTTTTGAGATGAATCTACCTTTGTATATGCAAATATCTAAGAATGGGCTTAGGATACATTTAAGCGAGCATTATGGAGATTGCAGTCCAGGAGGAGCCATCCGAATCGAAATAGATGATATTCATCATTTTCATCAAAATCTGCTAGCCAAACAATATCACTTCTCCAGACCTGGATTAGAAAGCACGCCTTGGGGCAGTGAGGAATGCTGTGTCATTGATCCATTTGGAAACAGGCTCATTTTTTATGGGTCCACAGATAAGTAA
- a CDS encoding phosphotransferase, with protein sequence MMTVTYNHSVVSSNSLLILVNKLYSIGEVKECRFLVNGLNDTYIVKTLAEQYVLRIYKAHWRTKADILFEVELLNDLKTKGISVSSPVPTKNDEYLYDLLAPEGLRYMVLYTYADGEYSEAEDKCELFGEEVARMHLAMDEFKSEHARFEIDLNHLLDEPLQNIRPFLSHRPEDFNYLETLSVELRSRIEELSHDLEWGVCHGDLHGGNVHFQEDTLTQFDFDCCGYGYRSYDVSVYLWSKVMFKDKEAFENKNWTLFIHSYQKIKPLSSTELSAVPIFVAIRDIWLMGLHTGNAPIWGAWQNDHYFDEHLKFLRNWCEVQGIVAQKQVSNG encoded by the coding sequence ATGATGACAGTAACTTATAACCACTCAGTAGTTTCCTCAAATTCGTTACTAATTCTGGTGAATAAGTTGTATTCGATTGGGGAAGTGAAGGAGTGTCGTTTTCTTGTAAACGGATTAAATGATACATACATAGTCAAAACTCTCGCAGAACAATATGTTCTGAGGATTTACAAGGCCCATTGGCGTACCAAAGCAGATATTTTGTTCGAGGTGGAGCTTCTGAATGATTTGAAAACAAAGGGAATATCCGTCTCTTCCCCGGTACCAACAAAAAATGACGAGTATTTGTATGATTTACTGGCGCCAGAAGGTTTACGTTACATGGTGCTATATACATACGCAGACGGAGAGTATTCTGAAGCTGAGGATAAATGTGAATTATTTGGTGAAGAGGTAGCTCGAATGCATCTTGCTATGGATGAGTTTAAAAGTGAACATGCCAGATTTGAGATTGATCTGAATCATCTATTGGATGAACCGTTGCAGAACATTCGTCCTTTTTTATCACACAGACCTGAGGACTTTAATTATTTGGAAACGTTATCAGTGGAACTTCGAAGTCGAATTGAAGAATTATCACATGATCTTGAGTGGGGAGTATGTCATGGTGATCTCCACGGAGGAAATGTACATTTTCAAGAAGATACGTTAACTCAGTTTGACTTTGATTGCTGTGGATATGGATACCGATCGTATGACGTTTCGGTTTATCTATGGAGCAAAGTGATGTTTAAAGACAAGGAAGCTTTCGAGAATAAGAACTGGACTTTATTTATTCATTCCTATCAAAAGATCAAGCCCCTGTCGAGTACTGAGCTCAGCGCCGTACCTATATTTGTAGCCATCAGAGATATCTGGCTAATGGGTCTTCATACAGGTAATGCACCGATATGGGGAGCTTGGCAAAATGATCATTATTTTGATGAACATCTAAAGTTCTTGCGGAATTGGTGTGAGGTTCAAGGGATTGTCGCACAAAAGCAAGTGTCTAACGGCTAA
- a CDS encoding DUF3977 family protein, with protein sequence MKKFTEIGIGNRWFIRTEFEHEDGSESEIKGFTRPFILKSVYIRIWVGKKVLIMDTKEGIKWVGKGKKKLKLLVGFYGA encoded by the coding sequence TTGAAAAAATTTACCGAAATCGGCATCGGAAATCGCTGGTTCATCCGAACCGAATTTGAGCATGAGGATGGATCGGAAAGTGAAATCAAGGGGTTTACAAGACCGTTTATACTGAAATCGGTATATATTCGAATTTGGGTGGGCAAGAAAGTACTCATAATGGATACAAAGGAAGGAATAAAGTGGGTAGGTAAGGGAAAGAAGAAACTCAAATTGTTAGTTGGGTTTTATGGGGCTTAA
- a CDS encoding MBL fold metallo-hydrolase, with protein MLKKLSESIYYLSNQNDKERPTLGLVCGEKYSLVVDGGNSAVHARQFLKEIEHLDVPPIKYLVITHTHWDHFLGMNEFNATVIVNSLTHQKMEVWQKYSYDDRSLQEYVDSNKITLHCMEIIQQEIPEREQFKLSYPDIVFEESLTVDLGNKVCILERIRSTHTDDSTIVYVPDDKTIFLGDSVYGTTTDAIFHYKASQLRPMIEDIQKYDANHFLLGHESICDLDEMNVFWDQLTSCNRAVNSTSLDHAIECFEQNNLRSPQGDELFFLKAFVNHQILISK; from the coding sequence ATGCTGAAAAAATTGAGTGAATCAATTTATTATTTATCTAATCAAAATGATAAAGAAAGACCAACATTGGGGTTAGTTTGTGGAGAAAAGTATAGTCTCGTGGTCGATGGTGGGAACTCCGCTGTACATGCTAGACAATTTTTGAAGGAAATCGAACATTTAGATGTACCGCCTATCAAATACTTGGTTATAACTCATACCCATTGGGATCACTTCTTAGGTATGAATGAATTCAATGCGACGGTTATTGTGAATAGCTTAACCCATCAGAAAATGGAAGTTTGGCAAAAGTATTCCTATGATGATCGTTCACTTCAAGAGTATGTAGATTCTAATAAAATAACTTTGCATTGTATGGAAATAATTCAGCAAGAAATACCGGAGAGAGAGCAATTTAAATTGAGTTATCCCGATATAGTGTTCGAAGAATCTCTAACTGTTGATTTGGGGAATAAGGTCTGTATTCTCGAACGGATTAGAAGTACACACACAGATGATTCTACAATCGTTTATGTCCCCGATGATAAGACTATTTTTCTAGGTGATAGTGTGTATGGAACGACTACGGATGCAATATTTCATTATAAAGCCTCACAATTACGACCTATGATCGAAGATATTCAAAAATATGATGCAAATCATTTTCTGCTCGGCCATGAATCCATTTGTGATCTGGATGAGATGAACGTATTCTGGGATCAACTCACTTCGTGCAATAGAGCTGTGAATTCCACATCATTGGATCATGCGATTGAGTGTTTTGAGCAAAATAATCTTAGAAGTCCTCAGGGTGACGAGCTTTTCTTCTTGAAAGCCTTTGTAAATCATCAAATATTGATATCGAAATAA
- a CDS encoding response regulator transcription factor — translation MEKTNGNAYLETRGNLLIVEDDPGIGRIVRDHLRRDNYSITWATTGLECWEDFCSGEYDLVLIDLMLPEMDGFMLCKNIRLKSEVPLLIMSARSEDESKVRAFGLGADDYITKPFSLTELSLRVEVHLRKYRKYQKDAEEKSPILTYYGGLTIDPALKQAMVENEPIALTSKEWLLLMLLASHPGRQFSKSELYEHVWQQEAIDGGNTVTVHIKSLRMKLKDNIRDPKYIQTVWGSGYRFIGEPE, via the coding sequence ATGGAGAAGACAAACGGCAATGCATATCTCGAAACCAGAGGCAATCTGCTGATCGTTGAGGATGATCCTGGAATAGGAAGGATTGTGAGGGATCATTTGCGGCGGGACAACTACTCGATAACCTGGGCGACAACAGGTCTGGAATGCTGGGAGGACTTCTGCAGCGGAGAATATGATTTGGTCTTGATAGATTTAATGCTGCCTGAGATGGACGGATTTATGTTATGCAAAAATATTCGGCTCAAGAGCGAGGTTCCCTTGCTGATCATGAGCGCGAGGAGTGAGGATGAGAGCAAGGTGCGTGCCTTTGGACTCGGAGCAGACGATTATATTACGAAGCCCTTCAGCTTGACCGAGCTCTCTTTGCGAGTGGAGGTTCACCTGAGAAAGTATCGTAAATATCAGAAGGACGCCGAGGAAAAATCTCCTATTTTAACCTATTACGGCGGTCTCACTATTGATCCCGCGCTGAAACAGGCTATGGTTGAAAATGAACCTATTGCGCTTACGAGTAAGGAATGGCTGCTGCTCATGCTGCTTGCTTCGCATCCTGGACGACAATTTAGCAAAAGTGAGCTGTATGAACATGTATGGCAGCAGGAGGCGATAGACGGTGGAAATACGGTAACCGTGCATATTAAGAGTCTGAGAATGAAGCTGAAGGATAATATCCGAGATCCCAAGTATATTCAGACCGTATGGGGCAGCGGATATCGCTTTATCGGTGAGCCCGAATGA
- a CDS encoding serine hydrolase domain-containing protein: MSSLDTLERALRKDKIVSCVVYKGESVIFEYYKNRKAKEKPFKINSVTKSITSALFGIAIEQGYIENEDVAIGHYFEDMDSTKKNITIRHLLTMSSGLKWPGNEAMIPSKNWVRFVLEQPVESEPGRYMKYSCGNSHLLSAILQKATQMNTVDFAKKNLFGPLGIEDFKWYQDAHGIAIGGFSMAMKTEDMLKFGLLYLHDGKWNSKQLVPAEWIDKSTRSLAVEETSYGYHWWILRDKNTLSEEDKTFYAMGMGGQYIFVNKQRQLAAVFTSNLTDDVSSPIHYYKNYILKMREG; this comes from the coding sequence TTGAGTAGTTTAGACACCCTTGAAAGAGCACTTAGAAAAGATAAGATCGTTAGCTGTGTTGTATATAAAGGTGAATCTGTCATTTTTGAATATTACAAAAACCGGAAAGCCAAAGAGAAACCCTTCAAAATCAATTCGGTTACCAAGAGTATTACGTCCGCATTGTTCGGGATCGCGATTGAGCAAGGCTATATTGAGAACGAGGATGTTGCGATTGGTCATTATTTCGAAGACATGGATAGTACAAAGAAGAACATAACGATAAGACACTTACTAACGATGTCCTCCGGCTTGAAATGGCCAGGTAATGAAGCGATGATCCCATCCAAGAACTGGGTGAGGTTTGTTCTCGAACAGCCCGTTGAGTCGGAGCCAGGCAGGTATATGAAATATAGCTGTGGTAATTCGCATCTGTTAAGCGCTATATTGCAGAAGGCAACACAAATGAATACAGTTGATTTTGCGAAGAAGAATCTGTTTGGACCGTTAGGTATTGAAGATTTTAAATGGTATCAGGATGCACACGGGATTGCGATCGGTGGATTCAGCATGGCAATGAAGACAGAGGATATGCTGAAATTCGGGCTGCTATACTTACATGACGGAAAATGGAATTCGAAACAGCTGGTTCCCGCCGAGTGGATTGATAAATCAACAAGAAGCCTGGCGGTAGAGGAAACGTCATACGGCTACCATTGGTGGATATTAAGAGACAAGAATACCTTAAGCGAAGAGGATAAGACCTTCTATGCCATGGGTATGGGCGGGCAATACATCTTTGTTAACAAACAGAGACAGCTAGCTGCTGTGTTTACAAGTAATCTAACCGATGATGTTTCAAGTCCAATCCATTATTATAAGAATTATATTCTGAAGATGCGAGAGGGATAA
- a CDS encoding HAMP domain-containing sensor histidine kinase, whose amino-acid sequence MKLRTWLLIAFVILMLLPLAAGIVLYQLIGKLDEQRSFTDYMAASSEISAAESYLQNPELYRFRTVWDVQELDLLTNDALKVELFNPYGVLIYSSMEDSEYTGFVQTSERLYSNLYEMQINPRSYMLKKPVFENGSLAGIYQITLARQEWRADIRSRTVWVAGILGVFIAVLFVIVLLLTRRKLILPMRILIKQMSSFAANEPVPPSEYRGGGEMRELMAHFEDMRQTIESSRKKLLQQQEEKAFMTAALSHDLKTPLTSIRAYAEELDTNKLTSEERQEYLGVMMGQVDRMRHMLDDLNLYATLESKITNKERALVDSEEFMEMLLAGYESLAWTNNIHLETSISVSGNVELDPQLILRMMDNLIANAIKYSPRGSVLYLAALSPGCSVPEWICPPYRSRVEQQLKDPVKNILLLIQNEGESIPFEIQDRLFEPFYQREASRNQASSGSFGLGLTIAKRVIEQHQGTIELMSEEPYGTLVVCGLPLHNKEMRMNETNQVCNDEHTKR is encoded by the coding sequence ATGAAGCTGAGAACATGGCTGTTGATTGCCTTTGTAATTCTAATGCTGCTTCCCCTTGCGGCTGGAATCGTCCTGTATCAGCTGATTGGTAAACTGGATGAACAGCGTTCTTTTACAGATTATATGGCTGCTTCATCGGAAATATCTGCAGCGGAATCCTATTTGCAGAACCCGGAGCTGTATCGCTTCAGAACGGTATGGGATGTACAAGAGCTTGATCTGCTCACGAATGACGCGTTAAAGGTTGAACTGTTTAATCCCTATGGTGTGTTGATCTATTCCTCAATGGAAGATAGTGAATATACAGGGTTCGTGCAAACCAGTGAAAGATTGTACAGCAACTTGTACGAAATGCAGATCAATCCCCGCAGTTATATGTTAAAAAAACCAGTGTTTGAGAATGGCAGCCTGGCTGGGATCTACCAGATCACACTAGCTCGCCAGGAATGGAGAGCAGATATTAGAAGCCGGACGGTATGGGTAGCTGGAATTCTTGGCGTATTTATAGCTGTTCTGTTTGTTATTGTTCTGCTCCTCACCCGTCGCAAGCTGATTCTTCCCATGCGTATACTTATCAAGCAAATGAGCTCCTTTGCTGCAAATGAGCCGGTTCCTCCATCTGAGTACCGAGGGGGCGGGGAGATGCGTGAACTGATGGCTCACTTTGAGGATATGAGACAAACCATTGAATCCTCACGGAAGAAGCTTTTACAGCAGCAAGAAGAGAAGGCGTTCATGACGGCCGCTCTTTCCCATGATTTGAAGACACCACTCACCTCCATTCGGGCTTATGCTGAGGAACTCGATACGAATAAGCTTACAAGTGAAGAGCGTCAGGAGTATCTTGGCGTCATGATGGGGCAGGTGGATCGGATGAGACACATGCTGGATGATTTGAACCTCTATGCAACGCTGGAATCCAAAATAACGAATAAAGAGCGTGCACTTGTCGATAGTGAGGAGTTCATGGAAATGCTGCTGGCGGGTTATGAGTCACTGGCGTGGACCAATAACATTCATCTGGAAACGTCCATTTCAGTGAGTGGAAATGTTGAACTGGATCCTCAGCTGATTCTGCGGATGATGGATAATCTGATCGCGAATGCCATCAAATATTCACCGCGGGGAAGCGTGCTTTATCTTGCAGCGTTATCCCCTGGGTGCAGCGTCCCGGAATGGATTTGTCCTCCGTATAGATCCAGAGTAGAACAGCAATTAAAGGATCCGGTTAAGAACATACTGCTGCTCATTCAGAATGAAGGGGAGTCCATACCATTCGAAATTCAGGACAGGCTGTTTGAGCCGTTCTATCAGAGAGAAGCGTCGAGGAATCAAGCCAGTTCAGGCAGCTTCGGACTAGGTTTGACGATTGCTAAGAGAGTCATTGAACAGCACCAAGGAACGATAGAGCTGATGTCAGAGGAGCCGTATGGGACACTTGTTGTATGCGGATTGCCTCTTCACAATAAGGAGATGAGAATGAATGAGACAAATCAAGTATGCAACGATGAGCACACGAAAAGGTAA
- a CDS encoding AAA family ATPase: MSRLVIITVGKTHSGKTTFARALEQELHRSLVIDQDNHAAFINTYYRSLLPKHGPNHIKFAVTQTIVDYAVEQTDYHLILCNSNRSYRSRLDLLSRFHKDGFISVIVHLDPPDHVLQERVARSQRDTAIFRSATSFKEVLHRQQAETRNADVVLPSEGEANYLFHVTHPDGIRETIHGIIDLANLHLSPFDKAARKMQEQDGEL; encoded by the coding sequence GTGAGCAGGTTAGTCATCATCACCGTGGGTAAGACACATAGTGGAAAAACGACGTTTGCCCGAGCTTTGGAGCAAGAGCTTCATCGTTCCCTCGTCATTGATCAAGATAATCATGCAGCATTTATCAATACATATTATAGAAGCTTATTGCCTAAACATGGGCCTAACCATATCAAATTCGCTGTCACTCAAACCATTGTCGACTATGCGGTAGAGCAGACAGACTATCATCTCATTCTATGCAATTCGAATCGGAGCTACAGAAGTCGTTTAGATTTGTTATCCAGGTTTCATAAAGATGGATTTATCAGCGTCATTGTTCATCTAGATCCTCCGGATCATGTCCTTCAGGAGCGAGTTGCTCGTAGTCAGCGGGATACAGCGATATTTAGAAGTGCGACATCTTTTAAAGAGGTGCTTCACCGACAGCAAGCTGAGACAAGGAATGCCGATGTGGTATTACCATCCGAAGGAGAAGCGAATTATTTGTTTCATGTAACTCATCCTGATGGAATCCGTGAAACCATTCATGGCATTATTGATCTGGCTAATCTACATTTGTCGCCTTTTGATAAAGCAGCCAGGAAAATGCAAGAACAGGACGGAGAATTGTGA
- a CDS encoding DUF6508 domain-containing protein: MPYDAVITSKEINILVEYLPYFEDPDSIFFTEKNGYLLESEEVLRFRKELDRTGFLMVFDWAAWISEHEIYRNVEHDVQDHIMKLDMEALRKLMTSYIRGDRFNEGLFIQAIIKGHITHILCRTKELYKIL; this comes from the coding sequence ATGCCATACGATGCCGTAATAACGAGTAAAGAAATAAATATATTGGTAGAGTATCTTCCTTATTTTGAAGACCCAGATTCTATTTTTTTCACTGAGAAAAATGGGTATCTGCTTGAAAGCGAAGAAGTGTTAAGGTTCCGCAAAGAATTGGATCGTACCGGATTTCTCATGGTCTTTGATTGGGCAGCGTGGATCAGTGAACATGAGATTTATAGAAATGTGGAACACGATGTTCAAGACCACATTATGAAGTTAGATATGGAAGCCCTTAGAAAATTAATGACCAGCTACATCCGTGGTGATCGATTCAATGAAGGGTTGTTTATACAAGCCATAATTAAAGGACATATCACGCATATACTGTGTAGAACCAAAGAACTTTACAAAATATTGTAG
- a CDS encoding NUDIX domain-containing protein, giving the protein MEIIVTGGAIIRDKLGRILMQRRSDYGDWGLPGGGMEAGESIEETMIREVLRKLASK; this is encoded by the coding sequence ATGGAAATTATCGTAACAGGTGGAGCAATTATACGAGATAAGCTCGGCCGGATATTAATGCAGAGAAGATCGGATTATGGGGATTGGGGTCTCCCAGGTGGTGGAATGGAGGCTGGTGAGTCGATCGAAGAGACAATGATTAGAGAAGTTTTGAGGAAACTGGCCTCCAAGTAA